From the Suncus etruscus isolate mSunEtr1 chromosome 19, mSunEtr1.pri.cur, whole genome shotgun sequence genome, one window contains:
- the TRIM45 gene encoding tripartite motif-containing protein 45, whose product MVLGVFSGAAQVPFGWAQWPTPIVLPRRESMSEQKKPLLAFLGKLPSQIPLGDVVAKTHCPLCMGLFKAPRLLPCLHTVCTQCLEELEPFSVLDFRKRDFDSASEESLCQDLKPLSLPQQQQQQQQQQMGILCPVCDTQVDLPTGGVKALTIDHLAMNDVMLQSLRGEGQGLVCDLCSDREVEKRCHTCKANLCHFCCQAHRRQKKTTLHTMVDLKDLKDYSRVGKPILCPVHPAEELRLFCELCDRPVCRDCVVGEHREHPYDFTSNVIHKHGESVRDLLKGTHPHVDALEEALAQIKGSSRALQDRVDAVAADIRTFSEGYIRAIGEHRDRLLKQLEDIHSQKENSLQLQKAQLEQLLADMRTGVEFTEHLLASGSDLEILVTKGVVVERLTKLNQVEYSAQPGVNDKISFVPEEKAGRCHGYEMYGIINTKEVDPAKCVIIGEDLHRAREKQAASFTLLCKDTAGENMVRGGDNVQVTVTPKDKADSSSPVRTVVQDKKDGTYYISYIPTEAGLYSVMVQVKDQHVQGSPFTVNVKKQRTHPGVFHCCSFCSSGGQKNARCACGGTMPGGYLGCGHGHRGHPGRPHWSCCGKFNEKAECTWTDGQSLSRSVLRTVAL is encoded by the exons ATGGTCTTGGGGGTCTTCTCTGGTGCTGCCCAAGTTCCCTTTGGGTGGGCCCAGTGGCCCACTCCTATAGTTCTGCCTAGGAGGGAGAGCATGTCTGAACAAAAGAAGCCCCTGCTGGCCTTCCTGGGCAAACTGCCCAGCCAGATCCCACTGGGAGATGTGGTGGCCAAGACCCACTGTCCTCTGTGCATGGGGCTTTTCAAAGCCCccaggctcttgccttgcttgcatacCGTTTGCACCCAGTGCCTGGAGGAGCTGGAACCTTTCTCAGTCCTGGACTTCCGAAAAAGAGATTTTGATTCGGCTTCAGAGGAGTCTCTATGCCAGGACTTGAAGCCCCTCAGTCTGccacaacagcagcagcagcagcagcaacagcaaatGGGTATCCTCTGCCCGGTATGTGACACCCAGGTGGACCTGCCCACAGGTGGTGTGAAGGCTTTGACTATAGACCACCTGGCCATGAACGATGTGATGCTGCAGAGTCTGCGCGGGGAAGGCCAGGGCTTGGTGTGTGACCTGTGCAGCGACAGGGAAGTGGAGAAGAGATGTCATACCTGCAAAGCCAATCTCTGTCACTTCTGCTGCCAGGCGCATAG GCGTCAGAAGAAGACAACTCTCCATACCATGGTAGACCTCAAAGACTTGAAAGACTACAGCCGAGTTGGGAAGCCCATTCTGTGTCCTGTTCACCCTGCTGAGGAGCTGAGGCTATTCTGTGAGCTCTGCGACAGGCCTGTGTGCCGGGACTGTGTGGTGGGGGAGCACCGGGAACACCCCTACGACTTCACCAGCAACGTCATCCACAAGCATGGGGAGTCTGTACGGGACCTCCTCAAAGGCACCCACCCTCATGTAGACGCCCTGGAAGAAGCacttgcacagatcaaagggtccAGTCGAGCTCTCCAGGATCGAGTGGATGCCGTGGCAGCTGATATTCGTACTTTCTCGGAGGGGTACATCAGAGCTATTGGGGAGCACCGAGACAGGCTTCTGAAGCAGCTGGAAGACATTCATAGTCAGAAAGAAAACTCCCTGCAGCTGCAGAAGGCACAGCTGGAGCAGCTGTTGGCAGACATGCGGACTGGTGTGGAGTTCACGGAACATCTGCTGGCCAGTGGCTCTGACCTGGAGATCCTCGTCACCAAAGGGGTTGTGGTAGAGCGACTCACAAAACTGAACCAAGTTGAATATAGCGCACAGCCTGGAGTGAACGATAAGATCAGCTTCGTTCCAGAGGAGAAAGCAGGCCGGTGCCATGGCTATGAAATGTATGGGATCATCAACACCAAGGAGGTGGACCCAGCCAAGTGTGTCATTATAGGCGAAG ATCTCCACAGAGCCCGGGAAAAGCAGGCAGCCTCTTTCACACTGCTTTGTAAGGATACAGCAGGAGAGAACATGGTCAGGGGCGGAGACAATGTTCAAGTCACAGTCACCCCTAAAGATAAGGCAGACAG ctCCAGTCCGGTCAGAACAGTGGTTCAAGATAAAAAAGATGGGACATACTATATTTCCTATATCCCCACGGAGGCTGGTTTATATTCTGTGATGGTCCAGGTCAAAGATCAACACGTGCAG GGCTCGCCATTCACGGTGAATGTCAAGAAGCAGCGCACACACCCCGGAGTGTTTCACTGCTGCTCTTTCTGCTCCAGTGGAGGCCAGAAAAATGCCCGCTGTGCCTGTGGGGGCACTATGCCAG GTGGGTACTTAGGTTGCGGCCATGGACACAGAGGCCACCCAGGTCGTCCCCACTGGTCATGCTGTGGGAAGTTTAATGAGAAGGCTGAGTGTACATGGACGGATGGGCAAAGCCTGTCAAGAAGCGTCCTGAGGACAGTGGCCCTCTGA